GATCgaaaaaaacacttttttttttaacgctggaaaaaaaaacaccttaaaccaatgattaaattaaaactccttctaaaaaaaaataacaataataacagCCCATATAGAAACGAAgttaaatctcaaataaactgcACTTTCTCTCCCATTTATATCTTCAAATGATTTGTTTCTAGTTTTCTCCCAACATATAAAATATCTGAATCACATTtcatttaaaaaagttattaaacaaGAAACCTGTGAATCCATGCATGGCTATGATGGGACTTGCCCAACACAAGAAGAACGTACGTTTTCTCATTCTTCTCCTCTTCTGCATGTCCATCATCATTCTCCTGCTTCTCGTCTCCGAGACCACACACTCTCTCACCAAACCAGGAACTAGTTTCCGACAGAACCCTCCTTTCACTTTCCTCATCAAAGTCCTCACCTTTAACCGCCTCCACTCTCTCTCCCGCTGTCTCAAATCTCTCTCCGCCGCCAAATACGGCGTCGCAGGCCACACAGGACGCGTTCACCTACACGTCTATATAGATCATTTCTCACTCGACCTGAATGATACAACGGTGGAAGATAGCTTGAGGAGCACGAAAGAGATCCTGGACTTTGTGGTTAAGTTCGAGTGGAGATATGGGGAGAAACTGGTTCATTACCGGACCGGTAACGCTGGCTTGCAGGGACAGTGGCTGGAGGCGTGGTGGCCGAGCTCAGATCATGAGTTTGCGTTTGTAGTTGAAGATGATCTTGAGGTTTCTCCGCTTTACTACTGGTTTCTTGAGCGCGTGATTCGTGACTACTACTATGATGCTTCTAATGTCAACCCTTCTATCTATGGAGCTTCGCTTCAGAGACCATGGCTCGTTCCAGGTACCATTTTCTTGTCTGTGATTAACAGGGTCAGGGTCCGTCCTGAGATTTTGAGGAATATAGACAATTTAATAAtggtttatataatttttctttataaatttggGGGTTCatataaatgtaattttttccaaattttggGGACTATAGACCAATACTTCATCGGCCTAGGGCCGGCCCTGGTAGGGATTTGATGTGCTGGTTACTGGTTAGTGTTTGTCAGTTCTTAGAAATGTCTGAAACAGTCACTTATTGCTCTAGTGATTCAGTAGCTCAGGTTGTAGAGACATGAAGTAGGGATTCATGTGCTTATATGGTTAGTATTTGTCCGTTCCTAGAAATGTCTGAACTAGTCACTTACTGATGTAATAGTGATTCACAGCAGCTCAGGTTGTAGAGACAAGAAGTAGGGACTCATGTGCTCATGGTTACTGTTTGTCAGTTCCTAGAAATGTCTCTAAAATATTCACTTGTTAATGTAGTGATTCAGCAGCTCAGGTTATAATGGTAGGTTCTGAGTGAGTatctaaacaataaaaataatagaaaatgaaaaaaaaaatcagaaaagagATGATGAGAAAAGTTCTTAAATGAGATGCTTTTTGAACCTTATAAGATACTCTTATTGACAATGTCACCTTGTCCTTCATTTGgctatttaaaagaaaaaatattttaatacaataaATAAGTTGTGTTAGAAATTAGAATAGTGATATTAATCTGCTGAGACCCCTTTGAGAAACTTTGGCGTTATGCTCTTAATCTTACAGAGACATGAATTACGCTTTCATGTGCTTATATGTTTAGTGTCTGTCAGCTACTATAACTGTCTCAAACAGTCACTCATTGATGTAGTGATCAAATGCAGGTGAAAATGGAAATAAACTACAAGTAGATcccaaaacaaatattttcttgTACCAATTGGTGGGAACTTGGGGACAGCTTAGCTTCTCTTTCCAAAACCATGGAAAGAGTTCAGACTATGGTACGACGAGCACAAATCAAAGGACCAGAAGCCTTACCTTAGTGGCATGGTATGTCTTCCTCATGGGTTTCACTAGCTATAAAATTCCAAGTTTTATGCCATTTTTATCTGTTTATGCTTGCTCAGGTGACAGATGAATGGTACCGGGCGTTAGAAGAACGAATATGGACACCATGGTTCATAAAGTTTGTCCACTCTCGTGGCTACTTCAACATCTACACCAACTTCCCAAACGAAAGTGCCTTAAGCGTCTCTCACAGGGATGCTGGTGTTAACAATAGAGAAACCGTTGGACCGGACTCTCAGCTACTGAACCAAAGCTTCATCGGCTCTGATTTTCTGAAACTCCAACCTTTGACCAACCTCAAGTGGTATGATTACTGTTTCAGTGAAGTAGTTCCTGGTATAATTGTGAGGAGCTTGAATGAACTTGAGGCCATTCTTCCTTCTTCTGTGCAGAGAGATAAAACTATAGTTCTTGTCAGTCTATTTGATGCAGAGAAGATGTTTATCAGGAACTTACTCTGTCATTTCGAGAACCTTGCCATATTTTTATAGGCTCTGGATCAGAGTTGTTCTATGATCTTGCAAGAAGGGGACATCCTGTGATTGATGCGGATATGTTTATAAAAAGCAAAGCTTCGTACACAGACTCGGTCAAGGAGGCTTATGTTGTTGAGAAATGCTTACAGCTTGGATACAGCACATGGGTGTTTTCGAGTAATGTGCTTTTGGTGGATAAAGGTCTCCTCCTTGACAGAATCAGATCAGAAGAATATGACTTCTATATAGGTGAAAGCTCTGGAGTTTTGATTGTTCAGTCTTCATTGGCCACTCAAAAGCTATGGAGCAATGAGCTTATGCCTAGCATTGTATCCTCTGCAACGAAGAATCCATCCCCGCAACATGGTCTAGATTTTATTCATCTAGTGAAAGAGCTACTGGAGCAAAAGGGGAAAAAGGTAAAGACTGTAGAGACGATGAGTATTGCAGAGAATATCAATGTCAGGAGCGTAAACCAGTGGTTGGAAGATGGTTTAGATGGCAAACCGGTGGTGTATTGGTCACATGAGGTTGATTCCAATACCATTCAGACAAAGCTTGTGGAGTTGGACTTGTGGCTCGTTGATGATGATCTCTCATGCAAGGCTGTGATCAGAGAATATAAACAGGTTTGGATATGTTGAATTACAACAAAGGAGAAAACCAGTTGGTGAACTCATAACAATCTTCTAACTGTAACTTTGTTTTACCATAtctcaagtaaaaaaaaagaaggcatTTTCCGCAAAGGCAGCCAAGCAAGAGTTGCTGGAGgaataattgaataaaattgGTTTTCACAAAAGGGAGATCAACAACCCGTGATAAGTTATTGTCGCTTCAGAGAGGGAAGCAAGCAGTCGTAAACCGTTACTAGACGCTGTGTCACGGTTAGCTTGTACAATGTTTGCTGTTGTGGCCTTCCTAATTCGATCAGATCTTGTTTCACTCTGTTTATACAAACACATCAGTCAGCTCTGGCACACATAACCAAACACACAATAATCTAAAAGGAGGACATAACGACCGTGAATTAGCGTTTTGTATCATGAAcacttttggttatttttttttagctaAACGTTTAATGGGATCAGAGTGAAAACTTACAAATCCCACTCCCCGATAGTCTTTGCAGGAATCTCAACAACCCGGTACAAACGCTCAAGGCTGTATATCAGCAAACCAAATACGGTTTCTGCATCCTTATCCTGCAACAGCATTAACAAACGTCCAGAAAATTTTCACATGGTTTCTTCAAAGAACCCATTCGTAGAATGATaatgatcaaaaataaaatagtggACATCTTACACGTCCTTGTTCAACGTAGCTCTGATACTGCATAATTCTCTTCTCGATTTCAACGACAAGTAGCCTCCTGTGAATACGCGCAATTCTTCCGCGTCCTTGAGCTTTGCTATCCTATTCATACCAGTGAAATCAAACGGAATAAAGATAACAATGAGTCTcataaatataaagttgaaCAACATATATGTATCATTATCAACTGGTTTGGCTTGATTTATCAATTTTTATCACCTGTTTAAGCCATGTCCGAAGCAATGCGAGCATACCAAGGCTAAGAAAGAATGCTGGTAACGCAGCTAGAATGGCAAAGTTTATCTCATTCGCTCGAAGTATCTGTTCCAGTTCAAGCATGGCTCTGCAGGAGAagaatattcagttatatacaAAATGATTAGGCGATCTGTATTACACAGTTAACTTAGAGCTACTGGTATTACGTTTCTATATCCAGTTTAAGCTTCTGGAcctgaaaaacaaaacaatgttgATGTGATTAGAAGCTAACAAACAGTAATCTACAGCTTTATGCCAAATTTTGAAATTACCTGGATAAGCATACCCCGGGCAAGCTCTCCGCTAAGGAGGTTGTGAATAGGGTGCACAAGTTCCTTTTCATACCTGAAATTAGATGGAAAAATTCATTGTAAATGCAGTTTAATGTGCCTTTAGCTGCCTAAAAAGGATTAATGTTCAGACTTGTACCGGTGCATAACAACTTCAAGCATCTCCTGATCGGTTGCATTGTCTGATACCTTTTCAGCCGTGGCCTGCTCGCAGAAATTCCTCAGCATTCTACATAGCAAGTAGAAAATTAGGAGTGCagccaaagacattttgggTTCTGGTTACTTGACTCCCTATATTAGTGAATTCCATATAAATGTACCAATTGCTATAATGAAAAAGGAGCTATGCAGGAACATATAAAATAGCAAGCAAATAGAACCAGGGTAAAAAgtatcaagaaggaaatgaatATCAACCTATGCAGTGAGTCTTGCGTCAGCTGCACTTCTTCAGCTTCCATGACACCCTTGTGTCTTTTCCGGAAAGTATCAAAAAGCTCATCCCTAATGGCAAGCAGCTGCAAGATCAGGAGAGACTAATTCAGAAATTTCAAAGCTAACAAAATGCCAAGAAACAGACTAATAACTCGATCATCTTAACTTGCCACGCATCCATTTTGGATAAGAACCAAAAGGAGAGTTGCATTAGCCATCACATTTTACTTTATTTCTATTCCTTTAACAGAGTTTTACTCAACAAGCCATTTGGACCAAAATTTGAGAAAGGCTAAAAAAACAAACCGGTTGCTCAACGTGATCACTGAAGAAGCTCACGGTTGCTTCTTTTGCATCATGAATCCAATTCTCGATGTCAGAACTTCCCATCAAACTACTGTGACGTAGTAGCCATATAGAAAAGACAGAAAGTCCAACAGCACCACATGTATACCGGACCCAGTACAGGGTCATCCACCTTGGCTTTCGATGTTTGCCtaccttttttttaaaaaaaagaaggaaaatctTAAAGAGTTGTTTTCAAATAAAGATATTCGTCATTACATGGCTGTGGCAACTATAAAATAAACTACATCCACACCTACCATAACTGATAAGTATGAGTTAAGTTTCTCCAAATTCTTATGAACCAGATTGATCGCATCCGTAAGTTCACAATCAGTCCACTGGGATCCCTCTTCGTTAACCTCCGGCAGTCGATCAAACACAAGAGGCATTGAGTAACTTCCATCAATAGAAGAATCAGACTGTAAATGTGATACAAGTCAGTAAAATCAAAGTAAAAATCAAGCAAGTAGAGAAACCAGGGTGTTTTACCTCACGCGCAGCATGTAAATGGCTGAAAGAGCCCTCCAAATTCAAAAACAATCGATCAACAACAACCAACAACGACGGCAGTGACTTCTTCGGATTCTTCAAAAGATCTTCACCACGCTTATCCAACTCAACATAAAGCTAAAGAAAACCCattgaaagtagtgagtcacaAGCACATAActtcacaatgaaaatttttgATTGATGATAAACCTGAGCAAGAAAGGAAGCTAGTGAAGATCTCAACTCCATCAAAACCCTCGTCCTATTAAACATGTGAGAC
The window above is part of the Brassica napus cultivar Da-Ae chromosome C3, Da-Ae, whole genome shotgun sequence genome. Proteins encoded here:
- the LOC106454575 gene encoding protein DGS1, mitochondrial isoform X2, which produces MLLYVSNISADTSSVYVALEEIMADVLSNLHDIQKSLEFWQSRAEGSNARKAYFMVFERGPVAFVDESVKLVRKGLSEDSAMQHLCQSSSSHMFNRTRVLMELRSSLASFLAQLYVELDKRGEDLLKNPKKSLPSLLVVVDRLFLNLEGSFSHLHAARESDSSIDGSYSMPLVFDRLPEVNEEGSQWTDCELTDAINLVHKNLEKLNSYLSVMVGKHRKPRWMTLYWVRYTCGAVGLSVFSIWLLRHSSLMGSSDIENWIHDAKEATVSFFSDHVEQPLLAIRDELFDTFRKRHKGVMEAEEVQLTQDSLHRMLRNFCEQATAEKVSDNATDQEMLEVVMHRYEKELVHPIHNLLSGELARGMLIQVQKLKLDIETAMLELEQILRANEINFAILAALPAFFLSLGMLALLRTWLKQDSKAQGRGRIARIHRRLLVVEIEKRIMQYQSYVEQGRDKDAETVFGLLIYSLERLYRVVEIPAKTIGEWDLVKQDLIELGRPQQQTLYKLTVTQRLVTVYDCLLPSLKRQ
- the LOC106454575 gene encoding protein DGS1, mitochondrial isoform X1 — protein: MDSQPPANGSSPSTIGGDLWNRVASLIPTSNSIFPGKFSSLYRQTFAKKRHVSFPLPLPSDFPCSSTNISADTSSVYVALEEIMADVLSNLHDIQKSLEFWQSRAEGSNARKAYFMVFERGPVAFVDESVKLVRKGLSEDSAMQHLCQSSSSHMFNRTRVLMELRSSLASFLAQLYVELDKRGEDLLKNPKKSLPSLLVVVDRLFLNLEGSFSHLHAARESDSSIDGSYSMPLVFDRLPEVNEEGSQWTDCELTDAINLVHKNLEKLNSYLSVMVGKHRKPRWMTLYWVRYTCGAVGLSVFSIWLLRHSSLMGSSDIENWIHDAKEATVSFFSDHVEQPLLAIRDELFDTFRKRHKGVMEAEEVQLTQDSLHRMLRNFCEQATAEKVSDNATDQEMLEVVMHRYEKELVHPIHNLLSGELARGMLIQVQKLKLDIETAMLELEQILRANEINFAILAALPAFFLSLGMLALLRTWLKQDSKAQGRGRIARIHRRLLVVEIEKRIMQYQSYVEQGRDKDAETVFGLLIYSLERLYRVVEIPAKTIGEWDLVKQDLIELGRPQQQTLYKLTVTQRLVTVYDCLLPSLKRQ